The Osmia bicornis bicornis chromosome 12, iOsmBic2.1, whole genome shotgun sequence genome includes a region encoding these proteins:
- the LOC114878021 gene encoding ras-responsive element-binding protein 1-like isoform X3 produces the protein MDCSTKVTVKSGSDQGHESETQADAASSPSSVELPESAHPCPACPTILPSCRELTNHLRGHNSPRSTDCSGEEDYCCGVCNKVLSSASSLDRHVLVHSGERPFKCKYCEMAFTTNGNMNRHLRTAHRGASLNSCTDSEGSSDSEKPTKRKHMEEYNNNEITKRNSPDIIDREERSPSLATKRKCTDYLSDNENQKRHKILMNNSRTEIKTSPDDNQNVYNCPVCGRQDFATSALLEAHLERSHPEFPAKCDSCNLSFKNHRVLNLHRFMIHFADHSIGNTPRNLRNSVVGFNDLTFVDFSSDKFPAIARAMCEQSLHRPASGEVAKFQCSKCLRAFPCRSALDAHEIDCGTTNSHARVTDDNQSRRDNFFAGLDLQNKAALTEAKEGKDLADIQSIISVTSGPILQNFPRSDASTPENNIKYTPSLNSSGSSGAFSSEYHEEEAQDAFAAEFRKMKLKGEFPCRLCSAIFPNLRALKGHNRAHMGVGPGMPYPCNMCPYTSTDKATLVRHLRSHNGDRPYECSLCNYAFTTKANCERHVRNRHGKLTREDIKSVLIYHPNEDSTNENVERSSPRVMKDSDARKSLVYPNERPEFQHQVQVHYPPTPMDVRGEIRIIEEAKLHNSAISMHNVAANHFEKSDAFSRPSQPIELTQRNLEDTKSTQDTKSDYSKLDEDLESRSSEGSVSLVSDTKSDSHQRIQASPMNLKKGLNVSENAAGEDGPLDLSMDVLDLSKKSKDKDENDFTASHEQFGKNQKDLYNTTSQLLLTEALLKAGQGTSQATSLEALYANAIYRNFGTFGAGVGAGILPPYMFNPHVFGQDFSMKERLQKELVRGLQLTSGGTLVEPSIGAAGFTAFAQSRELNSHSASEQNEYAKLISAKMASKALSNRDKPDNISSSNSVKMVIKNGVLMPKQKQRRYRTERPFTCEHCSARFTLRSNMERHIKQQHPQHWSQRPRGGHSTRGRPPSSHPTLLQNLGQPAASQATQSYTKILPKVEQPSNSDFAKHPISDQVKYAILAQQLKANKMEENDSEEELVIDEDPQDKDGQESQDQKEKSLLRGHLEGADTSKDTVMRDEAEESTKDASEIGNAESTNNENNDAEDAKASDSMSERPTESENSQDKTQNRAFKIESTDDKSEKAEDGVTDLASVSELLDNASQQYQQFQPQYLSDEEGLVASHSDCNNSGSDDKSDSVNSLNSVSISSKKKKKKKKKKKKSAYSMAPNRVICPYCERPFPWTSSLRRHILTHTGQKPYQCMHCSLLFTTKSNCDRHLLRKHKANPNKVRRARNSSSPDSQAVISNNNSFSMRNVPERPYKCNQCPSSTFSTLGNLKKHRSTKHARKMKSRSDTPSSEPQNSPQECSKQNNEQTDYDSQSSSVSEGMETSSVPGLPKSTSNTSPSTNDTSRSRRPSPRSSPGPSDVPFKCHLCDCGFADRQDCLEHIKVNHKRSYEMLVAKGALDMDIDTVEDQQQPPPQQHTSDGEEKRGRFPDYSNRKVVCAFCMRRFWSAEDLRRHMRTHTGERPFSCDICCRRFTLKHSMLRHRKKHESIDSTIVAPVASGDATPSGLMRFNPYKKLTTLTGKLASIPQNVNPDATESTDNDLISNLLGIRDKSFIDRVLQASADDAAKLLGVKRSQE, from the exons TTACCGTCAAGAGCGGATCCGATCAGGGACACGAGAGCGAAACGCAAGCCGATGCTGCATCGTCTCCGTCAAGC GTGGAGCTGCCAGAAAGCGCGCATCCTTGTCCTGCCTGTCCCACGATCCTGCCGAGTTGCAGGGAGCTGACGAACCATCTTCGTGGCCACAATTCGCCCCGCAGCACCGATTGCAGCGGCGAAGAGGATTATTGCTGCGGAGTGTGCAACAAGGTGCTCAGCTCGGCTAGTTCCCTGGACAGGCACGTGTTGGTGCATTCCGGGGAACGGCCGTTCAAGTGCAAATACTGCGAAATGGCGTTCACGACGAACGGTAACATGAACAGACACCTGAGAACGGCGCACAGAGGCGCGTCGTTGAACAGCTGCACCGATTCAGAGGGTAGCAGCGACTCGGAGAAGCCTACGAAGAGAAAGCACATGGAGGAGTACAACAACAACGAGATCACTAAGAGGAACTCGCCTGACATCATCGACAGAGAAGAGAGATCGCCGAGTTTGGCCACTAAAAGAAAGTGCACCGACTATCTGAGCGATAACGAGAACCAGAAGAGGCACAAGATCTTGATGAACAATTCAAGGACCGAGATCAAGACGTCGCCAGACGATAACCAGAACGTTTACAATTGTCCTGTATGTGGTAGACAGGACTTTGCCACCAGTGCACTCTTGGAGGCGCACCTCGAACGAAGTCACCCGGAATTCCCCGCGAAATGCGACTCCTGCAATCTGTCGTTCAAGAACCATCGGGTGCTGAACCTGCACCGGTTCATGATCCATTTCGCGGATCACTCGATCGGAAATACACCGAGGAATCTGAGGAACTCGGTGGTAGGCTTCAACGATCTGACTTTCGTGGATTTCTCGTCGGACAAGTTCCCGGCGATCGCCAGGGCGATGTGCGAACAGTCACTGCACAGACCAGCCTCGGGAGAGGTGGCCAAGTTTCAATGTTCCAAGTGTCTGCGAGCATTCCCCTGTAGGTCTGCTCTAGATGCCCACGAAATCGATTGCGGCACGACCAACTCTCACGCAAGGGTGACGGACGACAATCAGTCCAGACGCGACAATTTCTTCGCGGGCCTGGATCTGCAGAACAAAGCCGCCCTGACGGAAGCGAAAGAAGGAAAGGATCTCGCCGATATCCAGAGCATCATATCCGTCACATCCGGTCCTATACTGCAAAACTTTCCTCGATCCGACGCTAGTACTCCTGAGAATAACATCAAATACACTCCCAGTCTGAATTCGTCCGGCTCGTCTGGTGCGTTCTCGTCCGAATACCACGAAGAGGAAGCTCAAGACGCGTTCGCGGCCGAGTTTAGGAAGATGAAATTGAAAGGGGAGTTTCCCTGCAGACTCTGCTCGGCgatatttccaaatttaagGGCGCTGAAGGGCCACAACAGGGCGCACATGGGTGTAGGACCTGGCATGCCGTACCCCTGCAACATGTGTCCCTACACCAGCACAGACAAAGCTACCTTAGTCAGACATCTAAGGTCCCACAACGGTGACAGACCGTACGAGTGCTCCCTTTGCAATTACGCTTTCACCACGAAGGCGAACTGCGAACGTCACGTGAGAAACAGACACGGTAAACTGACCAGAGAGGACATCAAAAGCGTGCTGATCTATCATCCGAACGAGGACTCGACGAACGAGAACGTGGAGAGGAGCTCTCCCAGGGTGATGAAGGACAGCGACGCGAGGAAGAGTTTAGTTTATCCCAACGAACGTCCCGAATTCCAGCACCAGGTTCAGGTACACTATCCTCCGACGCCCATGGACGTCAGGGGTGAGATCAGGATAATAGAGGAGGCGAAATTGCACAACTCGGCGATTTCGATGCACAATGTGGCAGCGAATCATTTTGAGAAGAGCGACGCGTTCTCGAGACCCAGCCAACCGATCGAACTGACGCAACGGAATCTCGAGGACACGAAATCCACCCAGGATACCAAGTCGGACTACTCGAAGCTGGACGAGGATCTTGAGTCGAGGTCGTCGGAAGGCAGCGTGTCTCTAGTCAGTGATACCAAATCAGATTCGCACCAAAGAATACAAGCTAGTCCGATGAACCTGAAGAAGGGTCTTAACGTGTCAGAGAACGCTGCCGGGGAGGATGGTCCGTTGGATCTCTCCATGGACGTGCTAGACCTGAGCAAGAAGTCGAAGGACAAAGACGAGAACGATTTCACCGCGTCGCACGAACAATTTGGAAAGAATCAAAAGGACTTGTACAACACCACTAGTCAGCTGCTGTTAACCGAGGCCCTATTGAAAGCCGGACAAGGTACCTCTCAGGCAACTTCATTGGAGGCTCTTTACGCGAACGCGATTTACAGAAACTTCGGTACGTTCGGTGCTGGTGTCGGGGCAGGCATTCTGCCACCGTACATGTTCAATCCTCACGTGTTCGGACAAGATTTCTCGATGAAGGAAAGGCTACAGAAGGAGTTGGTCAGAGGTCTGCAGCTGACCAGCGGAGGTACTTTGGTCGAGCCTTCGATCGGTGCCGCGGGATTCACAGCGTTTGCGCAGAGCAGAGAGTTAAACTCTCATTCGGCAAGCGAACAGAACGAGTACGCGAAACTGATCTCCGCGAAGATGGCGAGCAAAGCTCTGTCGAATCGCGACAAACCCGACAACATATCCTCTTCGAATTCGGTGAAGATGGTAATCAAGAATGGAGTGTTGATGCCGAAACAAAAGCAAAGACGATACAGAACCGAGAGACCGTTCACCTGCGAACACTGTTCCGCGAGATTCACTCTAAGGAGCAACATGGAGAGACATATTAAACAGCAACACCCGCAGCACTGGAGCCAGAGACCCAGAGGAGGCCACTCGACCAGGGGAAGGCCTCCATCCAGTCACCCCACGTTGCTTCAGAATCTCGGACAGCCCGCTGCTTCTCAGGCGACTCAGTCTTACACGAAAATCCTGCCGAAAGTTGAACAACCATCGAACTCGGACTTCGCGAAGCATCCAATTTCCGATCAAGTGAAGTACGCGATTCTGGCGCAGCAGTTGAAAGCCAACAAAATGGAAGAGAACGATTCCGAGGAGGAGCTCGTGATCGACGAGGATCCGCAAGATAAAGACGGTCAAGAATCTCAGGATCAGAAGGAGAAGAGTTTGCTGAGAGGGCATTTAGAGGGTGCAGATACCTCGAAAGACACCGTGATGAGGGACGAAGCTGAAGAATCCACGAAAGACGCCTCGGAGATCGGAAACGCCGAATCGACGAACAACGAGAACAACGATGCCGAAGATGCCAAGGCGTCGGACTCTATGTCGGAGAGACCCACTGAAAGTGAGAACTCGCAGGATAAGACACAGAATCGAGCGTTCAAGATCGAATCTACCGATGACAAAAGTGAAAAGGCGGAAGATGGTGTGACAGACCTTGCGAGCGTTTCTGAATTATTGGATAACGCTTCTCAACAATATCAACAATTCCAACCGCAATATCTGAGCGACGAAGAGGGATTGGTAGCCTCCCATAGCGACTGCAATAATTCCGGCAGCGACGACAAGTCGGACTCGGTGAACTCGTTGAATTCCGTCAGCATCtcgtcgaagaagaagaagaaaaagaagaagaagaagaagaaatccgCGTACTCGATGGCACCGAATCGCGTCATCTGTCCATACTGCGAACGACCTTTTCCCTGGACATCGTCACTCAGGAGACACATCCTCACGCACACGGGACAGAAGCCTTACCAGTGCATGCACTGTTCCCTCTTGTTCACCACGAAATCCAATTGCGACCGTCATTTGTTGAGAAAGCACAAGGCGAACCCGAACAAGGTACGTCGAGCCAGGAACTCTTCTTCTCCCGATTCGCAGGCGGTCATCAGCAACAACAACTCCTTCTCTATGAGAAACGTGCCCGAGAGGCCGTACAAATGCAACCAATGCCCCAGCTCGACATTCTCCACTCTGGGTAACTTGAAGAAGCATCGTTCCACGAAACATGCACGTAAAATGAAGTCAAGGTCCGACACTCCTTCCAGCGAGCCCCAGAACAGCCCTCAGGAGTGCAGCAAGCAAAACAACGAGCAGACCGATTACGACAGTCAATCGTCCAGTGTATCCGAAGGTATGGAGACCTCTTCGGTGCCAGGACTTCCTAAATCAACCTCGAACACTTCGCCGTCGACCAACGACACGTCAAGATCGAGAAGACCCTCGCCGAGGTCATCCCCAGGACCTAGCGACGTTCCCTTCAAGTGCCACTTGTGCGACTGTGGTTTCGCAGACCGACAGGATTGCTTGGAACACATCAAGGTGAATCATAAACGGTCGTACGAGATGCTGGTGGCGAAAGGAGCTCTGGATATGGACATAGACACCGTGGAGGATCAGCAACAACCACCCCCGCAACAGCACACCAGCGACGGAGAGGAGAAGAGAGGACGTTTCCCGGATTACAGTAACAGAAAG GTGGTCTGCGCTTTCTGCATGAGGCGGTTCTGGTCCGCTGAGGATCTCCGTCGTCACATGAGGACGCACACAGGGGAGAGGCCGTTCTCTTGCGACATTTGCTGCAGAAGGTTCACCCTGAAGCACAGCATGCTGCGTCACCGGAAGAAGCACGAGTCCATCGACTCGACGAT TGTCGCTCCAGTTGCCAGCGGTGATGCAACGCCCAGCGGACTGATGAGATTCAATCCGTACAAGAAACTGACCACCCTGACCGGTAAACTGGCGAGCATACCGCAAAATGTAAATCCAGACGCGACCGAGAGCACGGACAATGACTTGATTTCGAATCTCCTTGGGATACGAGACAAGAGCTTTATTGACCGGGTACTACAAGCGTCCGCCGACGATGCCGCCAAGCTGCTGGGAGTGAAACGCAGCCAGGAATAA
- the LOC114878021 gene encoding ras-responsive element-binding protein 1-like isoform X4, translated as MDCSTKVTVKSGSDQGHESETQADAASSPSSVELPESAHPCPACPTILPSCRELTNHLRGHNSPRSTDCSGEEDYCCGVCNKVLSSASSLDRHVLVHSGERPFKCKYCEMAFTTNGNMNRHLRTAHRGASLNSCTDSEGSSDSEKPTKRKHMEEYNNNEITKRNSPDIIDREERSPSLATKRKCTDYLSDNENQKRHKILMNNSRTEIKTSPDDNQNVYNCPVCGRQDFATSALLEAHLERSHPEFPAKCDSCNLSFKNHRVLNLHRFMIHFADHSIGNTPRNLRNSVVGFNDLTFVDFSSDKFPAIARAMCEQSLHRPASGEVAKFQCSKCLRAFPCRSALDAHEIDCGTTNSHARVTDDNQSRRDNFFAGLDLQNKAALTEAKEGKDLADIQSIISVTSGPILQNFPRSDASTPENNIKYTPSLNSSGSSGAFSSEYHEEEAQDAFAAEFRKMKLKGEFPCRLCSAIFPNLRALKGHNRAHMGVGPGMPYPCNMCPYTSTDKATLVRHLRSHNGDRPYECSLCNYAFTTKANCERHVRNRHGKLTREDIKSVLIYHPNEDSTNENVERSSPRVMKDSDARKSLVYPNERPEFQHQVQVHYPPTPMDVRGEIRIIEEAKLHNSAISMHNVAANHFEKSDAFSRPSQPIELTQRNLEDTKSTQDTKSDYSKLDEDLESRSSEGSVSLVSDTKSDSHQRIQASPMNLKKGLNVSENAAGEDGPLDLSMDVLDLSKKSKDKDENDFTASHEQFGKNQKDLYNTTSQLLLTEALLKAGQGTSQATSLEALYANAIYRNFGTFGAGVGAGILPPYMFNPHVFGQDFSMKERLQKELVRGLQLTSGGTLVEPSIGAAGFTAFAQSRELNSHSASEQNEYAKLISAKMASKALSNRDKPDNISSSNSVKMVIKNGVLMPKQKQRRYRTERPFTCEHCSARFTLRSNMERHIKQQHPQHWSQRPRGGHSTRGRPPSSHPTLLQNLGQPAASQATQSYTKILPKVEQPSNSDFAKHPISDQVKYAILAQQLKANKMEENDSEEELVIDEDPQDKDGQESQDQKEKSLLRGHLEGADTSKDTVMRDEAEESTKDASEIGNAESTNNENNDAEDAKASDSMSERPTESENSQDKTQNRAFKIESTDDKSEKAEDGVTDLASVSELLDNASQQYQQFQPQYLSDEEGLVASHSDCNNSGSDDKSDSVNSLNSVSISSKKKKKKKKKKKKSAYSMAPNRVICPYCERPFPWTSSLRRHILTHTGQKPYQCMHCSLLFTTKSNCDRHLLRKHKANPNKVRRARNSSSPDSQAVISNNNSFSMRNVPERPYKCNQCPSSTFSTLGNLKKHRSTKHARKMKSRSDTPSSEPQNSPQECSKQNNEQTDYDSQSSSVSEGMETSSVPGLPKSTSNTSPSTNDTSRSRRPSPRSSPGPSDVPFKCHLCDCGFADRQDCLEHIKVNHKRSYEMLVAKGALDMDIDTVEDQQQPPPQQHTSDGEEKRGRFPDYSNRKIKH; from the exons TTACCGTCAAGAGCGGATCCGATCAGGGACACGAGAGCGAAACGCAAGCCGATGCTGCATCGTCTCCGTCAAGC GTGGAGCTGCCAGAAAGCGCGCATCCTTGTCCTGCCTGTCCCACGATCCTGCCGAGTTGCAGGGAGCTGACGAACCATCTTCGTGGCCACAATTCGCCCCGCAGCACCGATTGCAGCGGCGAAGAGGATTATTGCTGCGGAGTGTGCAACAAGGTGCTCAGCTCGGCTAGTTCCCTGGACAGGCACGTGTTGGTGCATTCCGGGGAACGGCCGTTCAAGTGCAAATACTGCGAAATGGCGTTCACGACGAACGGTAACATGAACAGACACCTGAGAACGGCGCACAGAGGCGCGTCGTTGAACAGCTGCACCGATTCAGAGGGTAGCAGCGACTCGGAGAAGCCTACGAAGAGAAAGCACATGGAGGAGTACAACAACAACGAGATCACTAAGAGGAACTCGCCTGACATCATCGACAGAGAAGAGAGATCGCCGAGTTTGGCCACTAAAAGAAAGTGCACCGACTATCTGAGCGATAACGAGAACCAGAAGAGGCACAAGATCTTGATGAACAATTCAAGGACCGAGATCAAGACGTCGCCAGACGATAACCAGAACGTTTACAATTGTCCTGTATGTGGTAGACAGGACTTTGCCACCAGTGCACTCTTGGAGGCGCACCTCGAACGAAGTCACCCGGAATTCCCCGCGAAATGCGACTCCTGCAATCTGTCGTTCAAGAACCATCGGGTGCTGAACCTGCACCGGTTCATGATCCATTTCGCGGATCACTCGATCGGAAATACACCGAGGAATCTGAGGAACTCGGTGGTAGGCTTCAACGATCTGACTTTCGTGGATTTCTCGTCGGACAAGTTCCCGGCGATCGCCAGGGCGATGTGCGAACAGTCACTGCACAGACCAGCCTCGGGAGAGGTGGCCAAGTTTCAATGTTCCAAGTGTCTGCGAGCATTCCCCTGTAGGTCTGCTCTAGATGCCCACGAAATCGATTGCGGCACGACCAACTCTCACGCAAGGGTGACGGACGACAATCAGTCCAGACGCGACAATTTCTTCGCGGGCCTGGATCTGCAGAACAAAGCCGCCCTGACGGAAGCGAAAGAAGGAAAGGATCTCGCCGATATCCAGAGCATCATATCCGTCACATCCGGTCCTATACTGCAAAACTTTCCTCGATCCGACGCTAGTACTCCTGAGAATAACATCAAATACACTCCCAGTCTGAATTCGTCCGGCTCGTCTGGTGCGTTCTCGTCCGAATACCACGAAGAGGAAGCTCAAGACGCGTTCGCGGCCGAGTTTAGGAAGATGAAATTGAAAGGGGAGTTTCCCTGCAGACTCTGCTCGGCgatatttccaaatttaagGGCGCTGAAGGGCCACAACAGGGCGCACATGGGTGTAGGACCTGGCATGCCGTACCCCTGCAACATGTGTCCCTACACCAGCACAGACAAAGCTACCTTAGTCAGACATCTAAGGTCCCACAACGGTGACAGACCGTACGAGTGCTCCCTTTGCAATTACGCTTTCACCACGAAGGCGAACTGCGAACGTCACGTGAGAAACAGACACGGTAAACTGACCAGAGAGGACATCAAAAGCGTGCTGATCTATCATCCGAACGAGGACTCGACGAACGAGAACGTGGAGAGGAGCTCTCCCAGGGTGATGAAGGACAGCGACGCGAGGAAGAGTTTAGTTTATCCCAACGAACGTCCCGAATTCCAGCACCAGGTTCAGGTACACTATCCTCCGACGCCCATGGACGTCAGGGGTGAGATCAGGATAATAGAGGAGGCGAAATTGCACAACTCGGCGATTTCGATGCACAATGTGGCAGCGAATCATTTTGAGAAGAGCGACGCGTTCTCGAGACCCAGCCAACCGATCGAACTGACGCAACGGAATCTCGAGGACACGAAATCCACCCAGGATACCAAGTCGGACTACTCGAAGCTGGACGAGGATCTTGAGTCGAGGTCGTCGGAAGGCAGCGTGTCTCTAGTCAGTGATACCAAATCAGATTCGCACCAAAGAATACAAGCTAGTCCGATGAACCTGAAGAAGGGTCTTAACGTGTCAGAGAACGCTGCCGGGGAGGATGGTCCGTTGGATCTCTCCATGGACGTGCTAGACCTGAGCAAGAAGTCGAAGGACAAAGACGAGAACGATTTCACCGCGTCGCACGAACAATTTGGAAAGAATCAAAAGGACTTGTACAACACCACTAGTCAGCTGCTGTTAACCGAGGCCCTATTGAAAGCCGGACAAGGTACCTCTCAGGCAACTTCATTGGAGGCTCTTTACGCGAACGCGATTTACAGAAACTTCGGTACGTTCGGTGCTGGTGTCGGGGCAGGCATTCTGCCACCGTACATGTTCAATCCTCACGTGTTCGGACAAGATTTCTCGATGAAGGAAAGGCTACAGAAGGAGTTGGTCAGAGGTCTGCAGCTGACCAGCGGAGGTACTTTGGTCGAGCCTTCGATCGGTGCCGCGGGATTCACAGCGTTTGCGCAGAGCAGAGAGTTAAACTCTCATTCGGCAAGCGAACAGAACGAGTACGCGAAACTGATCTCCGCGAAGATGGCGAGCAAAGCTCTGTCGAATCGCGACAAACCCGACAACATATCCTCTTCGAATTCGGTGAAGATGGTAATCAAGAATGGAGTGTTGATGCCGAAACAAAAGCAAAGACGATACAGAACCGAGAGACCGTTCACCTGCGAACACTGTTCCGCGAGATTCACTCTAAGGAGCAACATGGAGAGACATATTAAACAGCAACACCCGCAGCACTGGAGCCAGAGACCCAGAGGAGGCCACTCGACCAGGGGAAGGCCTCCATCCAGTCACCCCACGTTGCTTCAGAATCTCGGACAGCCCGCTGCTTCTCAGGCGACTCAGTCTTACACGAAAATCCTGCCGAAAGTTGAACAACCATCGAACTCGGACTTCGCGAAGCATCCAATTTCCGATCAAGTGAAGTACGCGATTCTGGCGCAGCAGTTGAAAGCCAACAAAATGGAAGAGAACGATTCCGAGGAGGAGCTCGTGATCGACGAGGATCCGCAAGATAAAGACGGTCAAGAATCTCAGGATCAGAAGGAGAAGAGTTTGCTGAGAGGGCATTTAGAGGGTGCAGATACCTCGAAAGACACCGTGATGAGGGACGAAGCTGAAGAATCCACGAAAGACGCCTCGGAGATCGGAAACGCCGAATCGACGAACAACGAGAACAACGATGCCGAAGATGCCAAGGCGTCGGACTCTATGTCGGAGAGACCCACTGAAAGTGAGAACTCGCAGGATAAGACACAGAATCGAGCGTTCAAGATCGAATCTACCGATGACAAAAGTGAAAAGGCGGAAGATGGTGTGACAGACCTTGCGAGCGTTTCTGAATTATTGGATAACGCTTCTCAACAATATCAACAATTCCAACCGCAATATCTGAGCGACGAAGAGGGATTGGTAGCCTCCCATAGCGACTGCAATAATTCCGGCAGCGACGACAAGTCGGACTCGGTGAACTCGTTGAATTCCGTCAGCATCtcgtcgaagaagaagaagaaaaagaagaagaagaagaagaaatccgCGTACTCGATGGCACCGAATCGCGTCATCTGTCCATACTGCGAACGACCTTTTCCCTGGACATCGTCACTCAGGAGACACATCCTCACGCACACGGGACAGAAGCCTTACCAGTGCATGCACTGTTCCCTCTTGTTCACCACGAAATCCAATTGCGACCGTCATTTGTTGAGAAAGCACAAGGCGAACCCGAACAAGGTACGTCGAGCCAGGAACTCTTCTTCTCCCGATTCGCAGGCGGTCATCAGCAACAACAACTCCTTCTCTATGAGAAACGTGCCCGAGAGGCCGTACAAATGCAACCAATGCCCCAGCTCGACATTCTCCACTCTGGGTAACTTGAAGAAGCATCGTTCCACGAAACATGCACGTAAAATGAAGTCAAGGTCCGACACTCCTTCCAGCGAGCCCCAGAACAGCCCTCAGGAGTGCAGCAAGCAAAACAACGAGCAGACCGATTACGACAGTCAATCGTCCAGTGTATCCGAAGGTATGGAGACCTCTTCGGTGCCAGGACTTCCTAAATCAACCTCGAACACTTCGCCGTCGACCAACGACACGTCAAGATCGAGAAGACCCTCGCCGAGGTCATCCCCAGGACCTAGCGACGTTCCCTTCAAGTGCCACTTGTGCGACTGTGGTTTCGCAGACCGACAGGATTGCTTGGAACACATCAAGGTGAATCATAAACGGTCGTACGAGATGCTGGTGGCGAAAGGAGCTCTGGATATGGACATAGACACCGTGGAGGATCAGCAACAACCACCCCCGCAACAGCACACCAGCGACGGAGAGGAGAAGAGAGGACGTTTCCCGGATTACAGTAACAGAAAG ATCAAGCATTAA